From the genome of Varibaculum prostatecancerukia, one region includes:
- a CDS encoding ATP-dependent DNA helicase RecG has protein sequence MNAQESQVAGEPLKKILGRVAGKLDKKFGLETTVELLYFFPRRYHELGELTSFPQLTLGEEQSVIAQIADSSRRRTRGGKWMLSLQLSDGENLMDAVFWAKSQHLITWMSSQMQVGQTKLFSGRPSLYRGRLQLSHPSYQEVSDENLDAASNQAAKVQAQRPEPIYPAKAGLPTWTTQKAIAVVLDQLKFRPLPDPLPEEIRKEQGLLEINAALEQIHRPQTRADYEAARSRFRYEEAFVLQAALAERRQELAADAPILKEVPGGFTERVASSLPFALTDFQQQALADIEERLQSPHPMNLLLQGDVGSGKTVVSLLAMLLAVDGGRQGIFMAPTEVLVHQHFSTLTSLLGEYAQPGGFTLRGTEGIPIYRLTSSMSTAEKRRTLDALKTGQPALIVGTHALLSERVMLTSPGVVVIDEQHKFGVRQRDRLRQGESGTPHLLVMTATPIPRSVAMTSFGDLDLLTLKGMPPGRAKVETFRVDTANRTWTARTWQRAAEEIVAGHRVFVVCPAINPGSQNEDGAGGEEGEDAAGSIANVSDTVSHLRSLPALKGIEIGVLHGQMSAEEKDRAMADFTSGKTPLLVATTVIEVGVDVPQATMMVILDADRFGLAQLHQLRGRIGRGKLGGVCLVWSGAQPDTLASNRLQAFTETTDGFRLAAVDLKLRESGNILGESQSGRASSLKILDLLADEAVISQARQDAKTLVTADPELKSHQILKEAIARRISEEEQEFLERG, from the coding sequence GTGAACGCGCAGGAAAGTCAGGTAGCCGGGGAGCCTTTAAAGAAAATCCTAGGGCGAGTAGCGGGGAAGTTAGATAAAAAGTTCGGGCTTGAAACCACTGTTGAGCTGTTGTACTTCTTTCCTCGGCGCTATCACGAACTGGGGGAGCTTACTTCTTTCCCGCAACTCACCTTGGGGGAAGAGCAGTCAGTAATCGCCCAAATCGCAGATTCTTCACGGCGGCGTACTCGCGGTGGAAAATGGATGCTTTCCCTGCAGCTAAGCGATGGGGAAAACCTGATGGATGCGGTTTTTTGGGCAAAAAGCCAGCACCTAATCACCTGGATGTCCTCGCAAATGCAGGTGGGACAAACGAAACTGTTTTCTGGTCGCCCCAGCCTATATCGAGGACGCCTACAGTTGTCTCACCCCTCCTATCAGGAAGTAAGCGACGAAAATCTAGATGCCGCCAGTAACCAGGCAGCTAAAGTGCAGGCTCAGCGGCCAGAACCGATTTATCCTGCGAAGGCCGGGCTACCCACATGGACCACCCAAAAAGCGATTGCGGTGGTTTTAGATCAGCTAAAGTTTCGTCCCCTGCCCGATCCTTTACCCGAGGAAATCCGCAAAGAACAGGGATTATTAGAGATAAATGCGGCTTTAGAACAGATTCATCGCCCCCAAACTCGCGCAGATTATGAGGCGGCGCGTAGTCGTTTTCGCTACGAGGAAGCCTTCGTGTTGCAGGCGGCGCTAGCGGAGCGGCGACAAGAACTCGCTGCGGATGCACCCATTCTAAAAGAGGTTCCCGGAGGATTTACCGAGCGGGTCGCCTCCTCGCTACCTTTTGCCCTAACCGACTTCCAGCAGCAAGCCCTAGCTGATATAGAGGAGCGGTTACAGTCACCTCATCCCATGAACTTGCTGCTACAAGGGGATGTGGGTTCCGGTAAAACTGTGGTGTCATTGCTGGCGATGTTGCTGGCAGTAGATGGCGGGCGGCAAGGAATCTTCATGGCTCCCACCGAGGTCTTGGTGCATCAGCATTTTTCTACTCTCACCAGTCTTTTAGGTGAATACGCCCAACCAGGAGGGTTTACTTTACGGGGGACAGAGGGCATCCCGATTTATCGGCTTACCTCCTCTATGTCCACTGCGGAAAAGCGCCGTACTTTGGATGCGTTAAAAACTGGGCAACCAGCGTTGATTGTGGGAACTCATGCTTTGCTTTCTGAGCGGGTGATGCTCACTTCCCCGGGGGTGGTGGTTATCGATGAGCAACATAAGTTCGGGGTACGTCAGCGTGACCGGCTGCGACAGGGCGAATCGGGAACTCCCCACCTATTGGTGATGACCGCTACTCCGATACCTCGATCGGTGGCGATGACCTCTTTTGGGGACTTAGATTTACTGACTTTAAAGGGAATGCCTCCCGGGAGGGCGAAAGTAGAAACTTTCCGGGTAGATACCGCGAATCGCACCTGGACAGCGCGCACTTGGCAGCGCGCCGCCGAAGAAATCGTGGCCGGTCACCGAGTTTTTGTGGTGTGTCCGGCAATCAATCCTGGCTCCCAAAATGAAGATGGGGCTGGCGGTGAAGAGGGCGAGGATGCGGCAGGATCCATCGCCAATGTCAGTGATACCGTCAGCCACCTGCGGTCGCTCCCGGCGCTAAAAGGAATCGAAATCGGGGTTCTGCATGGACAAATGTCAGCGGAAGAAAAAGACCGGGCGATGGCGGATTTTACTAGCGGGAAAACCCCGTTGTTGGTGGCCACCACCGTTATCGAAGTGGGGGTGGATGTTCCCCAGGCAACCATGATGGTAATCCTAGATGCCGACCGTTTTGGTCTTGCCCAGTTGCATCAGCTGCGGGGACGCATAGGACGCGGCAAACTTGGGGGAGTGTGTTTGGTTTGGTCAGGGGCACAACCCGATACTCTAGCCAGCAACCGTCTGCAAGCGTTCACCGAAACTACCGATGGTTTCCGGCTGGCCGCTGTCGATCTCAAGTTGCGGGAAAGTGGGAACATTTTAGGAGAAAGCCAGTCTGGACGCGCCTCCTCGTTGAAAATCTTGGATTTGCTGGCGGATGAAGCAGTGATTTCCCAGGCGCGCCAAGATGCTAAGACGCTGGTAACGGCAGACCCGGAACTAAAGAGCCATCAAATATTAAAAGAGGCGATTGCCCGGCGAATCAGCGAAGAAGAACAGGAATTTTTAGAGCGCGGGTAA
- a CDS encoding adenylate/guanylate cyclase domain-containing protein, whose translation MSESMSAAQIARNTVMRPVWKLIGGAPTMTMREMADHLGVEMKVVEGFWTSCGFPKADPDAYMFTEQDAQAVKGWIQEISEGALSPGAVTSLLRAQSYLAERLALWQLEAIVTDFQDRMGLDDTKARLVALDEIDQYIDLLQSQLGYAWRRQMAYLLLNTNREVEMREGKETASDSYPLDRCMGFVDMVAYTRRSSTMTGSALADMVQTFEMACRDVVTTRGGRVVKTLGDAVLFVADELLVAADIVCAIVERLKKEPELQPVRASLVHGRVVSRSGDIFGPPVNLASRLVDIAPRGQILMDAASAKQLKELDNQGFFAVSPAETQALQGLGEVEAWLLTRGKSEGAAQPLMRHSTLEMASPPVKK comes from the coding sequence GTGAGTGAATCCATGTCTGCTGCCCAAATTGCGCGCAATACCGTGATGCGCCCGGTGTGGAAACTAATCGGGGGCGCTCCCACTATGACTATGCGGGAGATGGCAGATCATTTGGGAGTCGAGATGAAGGTCGTAGAAGGTTTCTGGACTTCCTGTGGCTTTCCCAAGGCAGATCCGGACGCCTATATGTTCACTGAACAAGACGCGCAAGCGGTCAAGGGCTGGATTCAAGAGATTAGCGAGGGCGCGCTTTCACCCGGTGCCGTAACTTCACTATTGCGGGCACAATCCTATTTGGCCGAGCGGCTGGCGCTGTGGCAGCTAGAGGCGATTGTGACTGATTTTCAAGACCGCATGGGTCTGGATGACACCAAGGCGCGCCTAGTAGCCCTCGATGAAATTGATCAATACATAGATCTTTTGCAATCCCAACTGGGCTATGCCTGGCGCAGGCAAATGGCGTATCTACTGCTTAACACCAACCGAGAAGTAGAGATGCGGGAGGGGAAAGAAACTGCTTCCGATTCTTATCCCCTAGATCGGTGTATGGGGTTCGTAGATATGGTTGCCTATACCCGCCGCTCTTCCACTATGACGGGGTCAGCGCTCGCGGATATGGTGCAAACTTTTGAAATGGCCTGTCGCGACGTGGTTACTACTCGCGGAGGGCGGGTGGTAAAAACCCTGGGGGATGCGGTTCTGTTTGTTGCCGATGAACTGTTGGTGGCGGCCGATATCGTGTGTGCAATCGTGGAGCGGTTGAAAAAGGAGCCGGAGCTGCAACCGGTGCGGGCTTCGCTGGTTCATGGGCGGGTAGTTTCCCGTTCCGGCGATATTTTTGGTCCCCCGGTCAATCTGGCCTCTCGCCTGGTAGATATCGCTCCCCGCGGGCAAATCCTGATGGATGCCGCCTCTGCCAAACAGTTAAAAGAGTTGGATAATCAAGGGTTTTTCGCGGTAAGCCCGGCAGAAACTCAAGCTCTCCAAGGCCTCGGCGAGGTCGAAGCCTGGTTGCTTACCCGCGGTAAATCTGAAGGCGCAGCCCAGCCGCTGATGCGCCACAGTACCTTAGAGATGGCTTCCCCGCCAGTAAAGAAATAG
- a CDS encoding response regulator, producing the protein MIIDDHEIVRRGIAEIIDRTAGMEVVAEAGTVEDAVRRAELVRPDVVLVDLQMPDGTGIDVMKQLREVSPKSLAIVLTSFDDDDALAESLQAGAKAYVLKTVRGAEITDVIRAVVGGRVLLDERTVTRRRAGNEDPTANLTPAERKVLNLIGDGLSNREIGEKLGVAEKTVKNHITSLLAKMGLQRRTQVAAWVASQRSAAWRHQS; encoded by the coding sequence ATGATTATTGACGACCACGAAATCGTGCGTCGCGGGATTGCCGAAATCATAGACCGCACTGCCGGTATGGAGGTAGTAGCTGAGGCGGGAACAGTTGAGGACGCGGTGCGCCGCGCCGAACTGGTGCGCCCCGATGTGGTGCTGGTGGATCTACAAATGCCCGATGGCACCGGCATTGACGTAATGAAACAGCTGCGTGAGGTTTCCCCCAAGTCTTTGGCGATCGTGCTCACTAGCTTTGATGACGATGATGCTTTAGCGGAATCCTTGCAGGCAGGAGCTAAAGCCTATGTGTTAAAGACGGTGCGGGGAGCCGAAATCACCGACGTGATTCGGGCAGTAGTAGGCGGTCGAGTCTTGCTTGATGAACGCACCGTTACCCGCCGCCGCGCCGGCAACGAGGATCCCACCGCGAATCTGACCCCGGCAGAACGCAAAGTCTTAAACCTAATCGGCGATGGGCTGTCTAACCGCGAAATCGGCGAAAAGCTCGGTGTCGCCGAAAAGACAGTGAAGAACCATATCACCTCGCTACTAGCCAAAATGGGGTTGCAGCGCCGCACGCAGGTCGCTGCTTGGGTCGCCAGTCAGCGTTCCGCAGCCTGGCGCCACCAGTCGTAA
- the coaD gene encoding pantetheine-phosphate adenylyltransferase, translating to MSTVVCVGSYDPLTYGHLDVITRAAHIFERVIVAVAKNSQKNYLFEAAKREEFITQATADLPNVQAVTWEGLACDLATRYGAVALVKGIRNSKDTDSEMTQAFANRQLSGIDTILIPTSPENALISSSVVKEIAAYGGDVSGFVPPEVAQALQVVFDASAENNTAPDHSLNPEA from the coding sequence ATGAGTACTGTTGTCTGCGTCGGATCCTACGACCCCTTGACCTATGGTCATTTGGACGTGATCACCCGCGCAGCCCACATTTTTGAGCGCGTAATCGTGGCGGTAGCAAAAAACTCCCAGAAAAACTATCTTTTTGAGGCCGCCAAGCGCGAAGAATTCATTACTCAAGCCACCGCAGACTTGCCGAATGTGCAGGCAGTTACCTGGGAAGGTCTGGCTTGTGACCTGGCGACCCGCTATGGGGCAGTGGCGCTAGTGAAAGGTATTCGCAACTCTAAAGACACTGACAGTGAAATGACCCAGGCGTTCGCCAACCGCCAACTTTCCGGTATCGATACGATCTTGATTCCCACCTCCCCGGAAAATGCACTGATTTCTTCCTCCGTGGTTAAAGAAATCGCCGCCTATGGGGGAGATGTGTCTGGATTCGTTCCTCCCGAAGTAGCCCAGGCGCTGCAAGTAGTCTTCGATGCATCCGCGGAAAATAACACTGCCCCCGACCACTCTTTGAATCCAGAAGCCTAA
- the mutM gene encoding bifunctional DNA-formamidopyrimidine glycosylase/DNA-(apurinic or apyrimidinic site) lyase, which translates to MPELPEVEVVRRGLEQQLIGAQIEKVEVFFPGSLRGQDEKRFSEALEGWTITNAVRRGKFLWLLGEDEEGKQTLYSLVIHLGMSGQLLINKPKIELSRRNQGHLRVRLTLKDGRTVSFVDQRTFGRMVVEPLVETKDKKPAGIGAESHLIPRNVEVNVARDVLDPHADFKEVAEKIHQRKSSIKHSLLDQKLVSGIGNIYADETLFAARISPAQSAKTLTEERIEEIFKVSGKIMKAAIKQGGTSFDELYVDTSGNPGYFEQELKVYGRGGEPCKVCGTTLKKLQQSGRNATYCPQCQELKK; encoded by the coding sequence ATGCCAGAATTACCTGAGGTTGAGGTAGTACGCCGCGGCCTCGAACAGCAGCTAATAGGGGCGCAGATAGAAAAAGTTGAGGTATTTTTTCCCGGCTCTCTGCGGGGGCAGGATGAGAAGCGCTTTAGCGAGGCTTTAGAGGGATGGACAATAACGAACGCCGTGCGTCGCGGAAAGTTTTTGTGGCTATTAGGTGAGGATGAAGAGGGAAAGCAAACCCTGTATTCCCTGGTTATTCATCTGGGAATGTCCGGGCAGTTACTAATCAATAAACCCAAAATTGAACTATCCCGCCGGAATCAAGGACATTTACGGGTGCGCCTAACCCTAAAAGATGGCAGAACCGTCAGTTTTGTTGACCAGCGCACTTTCGGTCGCATGGTGGTTGAGCCACTAGTGGAAACCAAGGACAAGAAACCGGCAGGTATCGGCGCTGAATCTCATTTGATTCCCCGCAATGTGGAAGTAAACGTAGCCCGGGATGTACTTGATCCGCACGCAGATTTCAAGGAGGTCGCCGAGAAGATTCATCAGCGTAAGAGCTCGATTAAGCACTCCCTCCTAGACCAAAAGCTCGTATCCGGGATCGGGAATATTTATGCAGATGAAACCTTGTTTGCTGCCCGTATCAGTCCGGCGCAAAGCGCTAAAACCCTAACCGAGGAACGGATTGAGGAAATATTTAAGGTATCGGGCAAGATCATGAAAGCCGCCATTAAACAGGGCGGAACTTCTTTCGATGAACTCTATGTAGACACCAGTGGAAACCCCGGTTATTTCGAGCAGGAACTAAAAGTTTATGGACGCGGCGGCGAGCCTTGTAAGGTTTGCGGCACCACCTTAAAAAAACTGCAACAGTCAGGGCGTAACGCCACCTACTGTCCCCAGTGCCAGGAACTGAAAAAATAG
- a CDS encoding response regulator transcription factor — MTTVLLVEDDPAISEPLARALGREGYEVRAHGTGRGALGEIIGADLVILDLGLPDMDGLDVAREIRSQGSSVPILVLTARTDEVDMVVGLDAGADDYVTKPFRLAELLARVRALLRRAGSDFQDDTLEAQDIKIDVSAHRAFQNGRELQLTAKEFDLLRILIKEAGNVVPRQVIMQEVWGSDPAGSTKTLDMHISWLRRKLGDDAAYPYYISTVRGMGFRFETERK, encoded by the coding sequence ATGACTACAGTTTTACTTGTTGAAGACGATCCGGCAATCTCCGAACCTCTGGCACGTGCGCTGGGACGGGAAGGCTACGAGGTGCGCGCTCATGGCACCGGCCGCGGGGCTCTCGGCGAAATAATTGGTGCTGACCTGGTGATACTGGATCTGGGTCTGCCTGATATGGATGGGTTAGACGTGGCGCGGGAGATTCGCTCCCAAGGATCTTCAGTACCGATTCTGGTGCTAACTGCTCGCACCGATGAAGTCGACATGGTGGTTGGTCTAGACGCGGGTGCGGACGACTATGTAACTAAGCCTTTCCGCTTGGCAGAACTTTTGGCTCGGGTGCGCGCTCTTTTACGCCGCGCTGGCAGCGACTTCCAAGACGACACCTTAGAGGCACAGGACATCAAGATTGATGTTTCTGCTCACCGCGCTTTCCAAAATGGCCGGGAACTACAACTGACTGCCAAAGAGTTTGACCTGTTACGCATTCTGATTAAAGAGGCGGGCAACGTAGTTCCTCGCCAGGTAATCATGCAGGAAGTTTGGGGTTCGGATCCCGCGGGGTCAACCAAGACTTTGGATATGCATATTTCCTGGTTGCGACGGAAACTGGGCGATGACGCTGCCTATCCGTACTACATTTCTACTGTGCGGGGAATGGGCTTCCGTTTCGAGACTGAACGAAAGTAG
- a CDS encoding RsmD family RNA methyltransferase — protein sequence MTRIIAGTARGTQLAVPSSGTRPTQDRVREAIFSALQSRGATEDACVLDLFAGSGAYGFESLSRGALSLDLVDRAPSAATVIRKNQAASPVFAEAKLYVQSALTFLASRWKGTEPNPQWELVFIDPPYNMKNSEILEVLAQLLPLCDPDAWIVIERSARDEAPDWGEDDWEEEARKLYGESAVYFLRPALGAA from the coding sequence ATGACGCGAATAATAGCTGGAACTGCCCGAGGCACTCAGCTAGCCGTACCCTCTTCCGGCACCCGCCCTACTCAAGACCGAGTTCGGGAGGCAATTTTCTCGGCTCTGCAATCTCGGGGAGCCACGGAAGATGCCTGTGTTCTGGATCTTTTTGCCGGTTCGGGAGCCTATGGCTTTGAATCTCTCTCGCGCGGCGCCCTCAGCCTAGACCTGGTTGATCGTGCACCAAGCGCGGCCACAGTAATCCGCAAGAACCAGGCGGCATCTCCGGTTTTTGCGGAAGCGAAACTATATGTGCAGTCCGCCCTAACTTTCTTGGCTTCGCGTTGGAAAGGAACCGAGCCAAATCCCCAATGGGAACTGGTTTTTATCGATCCTCCCTACAATATGAAGAACTCGGAAATCTTAGAAGTGCTAGCGCAGCTGCTCCCCCTTTGTGACCCTGATGCCTGGATAGTGATCGAGCGTTCGGCTCGCGATGAAGCCCCGGACTGGGGCGAAGATGATTGGGAAGAAGAAGCCCGCAAACTCTACGGGGAAAGTGCCGTTTACTTCCTGCGCCCCGCCCTCGGTGCCGCCTAA
- the rnc gene encoding ribonuclease III: MSRGSQDLAKLLTRWGIELDPDMVVLALTHRSFAHEQDDLPNNERLEFLGDAVLQLIVTESLYRTYPSHPEGHLAKMRSATVSQPALAKVARDINLGEFILLGRGEDKTGGREKDSILSDTVEALIGATYLSHGLETTRKVVENLLQDLLEHALERGAGMDWKTTLQELTGQLGVHNVEFSVEGIGPDHNRRFTARALIGEREIGSGKGRSKKVAEHEAARQAVMTLREEHGVTTPIGF, from the coding sequence ATGAGTCGCGGTTCGCAAGACCTAGCGAAGCTGCTAACCAGATGGGGGATCGAGCTAGACCCCGATATGGTGGTGCTGGCTTTAACTCACCGTTCTTTCGCTCATGAACAAGACGATCTTCCCAATAATGAGCGCCTAGAGTTCCTGGGTGACGCAGTTCTACAGTTGATTGTCACCGAAAGTCTTTACCGTACCTATCCTTCTCACCCGGAGGGGCATTTGGCGAAAATGCGTTCAGCCACTGTTTCCCAACCGGCTTTAGCCAAGGTTGCCCGCGATATTAATCTCGGGGAATTTATTTTGCTAGGGCGCGGAGAAGATAAGACCGGAGGACGCGAAAAGGACTCTATTCTCTCTGACACGGTAGAAGCCCTGATCGGGGCAACTTATCTGAGCCACGGTCTGGAAACTACTCGAAAGGTAGTAGAAAATCTGCTTCAAGACCTCTTAGAACATGCCCTCGAGCGGGGGGCAGGTATGGACTGGAAAACTACTTTGCAAGAACTTACTGGTCAGTTAGGGGTTCATAATGTAGAGTTTTCAGTAGAAGGTATCGGTCCCGACCATAATCGCCGTTTTACGGCGCGAGCCCTAATCGGAGAACGGGAAATTGGTTCCGGGAAAGGTCGTTCTAAGAAGGTGGCCGAACATGAAGCCGCCAGACAAGCGGTAATGACGCTGCGAGAGGAACATGGCGTGACTACGCCGATAGGCTTTTAG
- a CDS encoding TM2 domain-containing protein, which produces MSQNSPNQYGNFPNNPGQPPSPNNPNNSFKPGIPDGQNHQMQPYPPQPGSQAQTYRPQPSSQSPMPPAPNGGNYQWNNYGQPQGQPFPGQPAPGNYQQYPPFPGQPVPGMASPMPNQAFQQYPNQKSKLVAGLLGIFLGGFGVHNFYLGRTGRAVLQLVITLLSFGIAAIWGFIEGILILAAKPGSSWAVDAEGIPLRD; this is translated from the coding sequence ATGAGCCAGAACAGCCCAAACCAATACGGTAATTTTCCTAATAACCCTGGTCAGCCTCCCTCTCCGAATAATCCGAATAATTCGTTTAAGCCGGGAATTCCAGATGGGCAAAACCATCAGATGCAGCCCTACCCACCCCAGCCGGGCAGCCAGGCTCAGACCTACCGCCCCCAACCAAGCAGCCAAAGCCCGATGCCTCCTGCCCCAAATGGCGGCAACTACCAGTGGAATAACTATGGACAACCTCAGGGACAACCTTTCCCCGGACAACCAGCTCCCGGTAACTACCAGCAATATCCGCCTTTCCCCGGACAACCAGTTCCGGGCATGGCCTCCCCTATGCCAAATCAAGCTTTCCAGCAGTACCCGAATCAAAAATCGAAACTGGTTGCCGGTCTGCTCGGCATCTTCTTGGGCGGTTTTGGGGTGCATAATTTCTACCTGGGAAGAACGGGGAGAGCAGTTCTTCAGCTAGTAATCACCCTGCTTTCCTTCGGCATCGCAGCCATCTGGGGCTTTATTGAGGGCATCTTAATTTTGGCGGCGAAACCGGGATCTTCTTGGGCGGTCGATGCTGAAGGGATACCTCTACGTGACTAA
- the rpmB gene encoding 50S ribosomal protein L28 produces the protein MAATCDICGKGPGFGKSVSHSHRRTNRRFNPNIQSVRAVVGSARKRMNVCTKCLKSGRVTR, from the coding sequence GTGGCTGCCACCTGTGACATCTGCGGAAAAGGCCCCGGTTTCGGGAAGAGCGTTTCGCACTCCCACCGGCGCACGAACCGCCGTTTTAACCCGAACATTCAAAGCGTGCGCGCCGTTGTTGGTAGTGCCCGCAAACGCATGAATGTTTGCACCAAGTGCCTGAAATCTGGACGGGTAACCCGCTAG
- a CDS encoding DapH/DapD/GlmU-related protein: MSERKARGVGLATVSESGQTLDVWYPRPYLGDQPNETDQELIHKLSQIEGRDEGRGVNRTVTVVTIDLDESASSTADAYLRLHLLSHRLVKPNTINLDGIFARLPTVAWTTEGPCAVEDFENTRMRMRLGYGHPIHLLSVDKFPPMVNYIIPSGVRIADGAKVRLGAYLSPGTTVMHAAFVNFNAGTLGACLIEGRVAQGVVIDDGSDIGGGASTESTLSGETGQQISLGKRCLLGANSGLGIALGDDCMVAPGLNLTASTKVSVLPHAGVAPSAEGYFAEPVVVPASELSGASDVIFRRNSQSGRVEALPRAGKEIKLATAARINP; the protein is encoded by the coding sequence ATGAGTGAACGAAAAGCACGCGGGGTAGGCCTCGCAACCGTCAGCGAAAGTGGTCAAACCCTGGACGTTTGGTATCCGCGTCCTTACCTGGGTGACCAGCCAAATGAAACCGATCAGGAATTAATCCACAAACTAAGTCAGATTGAAGGGCGCGACGAGGGGCGTGGGGTTAACCGCACGGTCACCGTAGTCACTATCGATTTAGACGAGTCCGCCAGTTCGACTGCCGACGCCTACTTGCGTCTGCATCTACTGTCCCACCGCCTAGTAAAGCCCAACACCATCAACTTGGATGGAATTTTTGCGCGGCTTCCTACCGTTGCCTGGACAACGGAAGGTCCCTGCGCGGTCGAGGACTTCGAAAATACCCGTATGCGGATGCGTCTGGGTTACGGACACCCGATTCACCTGCTCAGCGTGGATAAGTTCCCCCCAATGGTGAACTACATTATCCCCTCCGGAGTGCGCATTGCTGATGGCGCGAAAGTTCGTCTCGGAGCCTATCTGTCACCGGGCACCACCGTGATGCACGCGGCTTTCGTTAACTTCAATGCCGGCACCTTAGGAGCCTGCCTGATTGAAGGACGGGTTGCACAAGGGGTAGTTATCGATGACGGCTCTGATATTGGAGGCGGCGCCTCTACCGAAAGCACGCTCTCAGGTGAAACCGGGCAACAGATTTCCCTAGGGAAACGCTGCTTGCTGGGTGCCAACTCTGGGCTAGGAATCGCCCTCGGCGATGACTGCATGGTTGCCCCTGGCTTGAACCTGACTGCCAGCACCAAAGTTTCGGTGCTCCCCCACGCGGGGGTGGCGCCCTCCGCCGAAGGTTACTTCGCGGAGCCAGTAGTGGTTCCCGCCTCCGAGCTTTCTGGAGCTTCGGACGTGATCTTCCGCCGCAACTCCCAATCGGGTCGGGTTGAAGCCCTGCCGCGCGCTGGCAAAGAAATCAAGCTGGCGACCGCCGCCCGCATCAACCCGTAA
- a CDS encoding YceD family protein, translated as MKQIKKAVIPLDLASLGSGEGDSKSWQVQVQLPAPIGTDDMAVPAGETLDLQVLAVAISEGVSISVSGCALAKGECVRCLEPVEEAIEFSLSRIYYYPDELAHLLNEVSDDSSVYADLDESYQVCPDSRVDLEPLLIDAIVPQIPYSVLCSPDCLGLCPDCGIALAHAEAGHHHEKIDPRWSALSGLFDQEGEKNA; from the coding sequence ATGAAACAAATAAAAAAGGCCGTTATCCCGCTGGATTTAGCCAGTTTAGGATCCGGTGAAGGCGACAGTAAATCTTGGCAGGTACAGGTGCAGTTACCTGCCCCCATCGGCACTGACGATATGGCGGTTCCGGCCGGGGAAACCCTGGATTTACAGGTGCTCGCGGTAGCGATTTCCGAGGGCGTGTCCATCAGTGTCAGCGGGTGTGCTCTCGCTAAAGGAGAGTGCGTGCGCTGCCTGGAACCCGTAGAAGAAGCAATCGAATTTTCTTTGAGTCGAATCTATTACTATCCAGATGAGCTTGCGCACCTGCTAAATGAGGTGAGTGACGACTCAAGCGTGTATGCTGATCTGGATGAGTCCTATCAGGTGTGCCCTGATTCTCGGGTAGATTTAGAGCCGCTATTGATAGACGCCATTGTGCCGCAGATTCCCTATTCGGTGCTTTGTAGCCCTGATTGCCTGGGGCTTTGCCCCGACTGTGGAATCGCGTTGGCACACGCCGAAGCCGGTCACCATCATGAAAAGATAGATCCGCGCTGGTCGGCGCTGAGTGGGTTATTTGACCAAGAGGGAGAGAAGAACGCATGA
- a CDS encoding Maf family protein, producing the protein MTDHLVLASASSARVKVLTGAGITPLVWAADIDEDAVRATLANAAPPEVVTALAQAKARHIAQLITKTSRRRRECLQLNQTTLNALAGLETGERLAVVGCDSMLLLNGKLRGKPHSLERALAQIHELSGASPVLFTGHCAIALTRTNSGFTWEKEVQGHSEATLYFSEISNREARAYADSKEPLEVAGGFTIDGLGGAFIDSIKGDPHGIIGISLPLVRKLLTELGFFWPNLWKGLPNQAPTDKVEL; encoded by the coding sequence ATGACTGATCACTTAGTCTTGGCCTCCGCCTCTAGCGCGCGGGTAAAAGTGCTGACCGGGGCGGGTATCACCCCCTTGGTTTGGGCAGCCGATATTGATGAGGACGCGGTGCGCGCCACCTTGGCTAACGCTGCGCCACCCGAGGTAGTTACGGCTTTAGCCCAGGCGAAAGCCCGACACATAGCCCAGCTAATAACCAAAACCAGCAGGCGTCGCCGAGAATGTTTGCAACTCAACCAGACCACTTTGAACGCACTTGCCGGGCTAGAAACAGGTGAGCGCCTGGCGGTAGTGGGATGCGATTCCATGTTGCTGCTAAACGGCAAATTACGAGGTAAACCCCATAGTCTCGAGCGCGCCCTCGCTCAGATTCATGAACTTTCCGGGGCGTCCCCGGTGCTTTTCACCGGCCACTGCGCGATCGCCCTCACCCGCACTAATAGTGGCTTTACCTGGGAAAAAGAGGTGCAGGGCCACTCGGAGGCCACTCTGTATTTCAGCGAAATCAGCAATAGAGAGGCGCGCGCCTACGCGGATAGCAAAGAACCTTTGGAAGTAGCGGGCGGTTTTACCATTGATGGATTGGGAGGAGCCTTTATTGACTCTATTAAGGGCGACCCACATGGCATTATTGGAATTTCTTTGCCATTAGTGCGTAAACTATTAACCGAACTTGGCTTTTTTTGGCCAAATTTATGGAAGGGCTTACCAAATCAAGCCCCAACAGATAAGGTTGAGTTATGA